From Enhydrobacter sp., the proteins below share one genomic window:
- a CDS encoding CpaF family protein, whose product MAPTKVDTSDKSAGKLSRTKIDQARRAVQAQIMNRIDLAAAVSLPRAELTRQLEDLVAELLMEHRIQLNRPEQTDLVYQIVNDMMGLGPLEPLLEDDSVTDIMINGPKQVYVEKRGKLDLTSVTFEDNAHLLNICNRIVSRVGRRVDESSPICDARLQDGSRVNIIIPPLAIDGASVSIRKFGKRQIGFDQMAQQGNISPAMATLLRVAARCRLNMVVSGGTGSGKTTMLNALSGMIDSGERVVTIEDAAELRMQQPHVVRLETRPANLEGNGEVTMRDLVKNALRMRPDRIILGEVRGPEAIDLLQAMNTGHDGSMGTLHANRPRETLTRLENMVTMGVASLPPKAIRSLIAGSLQLIVQISRMRDGVRRVTHVTEVVGMEGEVIITQDLFTYEFKGEAVDGKLHGTFKSSGLRPHFLPRAAYYGLDKVLMETMA is encoded by the coding sequence ATGGCACCGACCAAAGTCGATACGAGCGACAAATCCGCCGGCAAGCTGTCGCGCACCAAGATCGACCAGGCCCGCCGCGCGGTACAGGCGCAGATCATGAATCGCATCGATCTGGCCGCCGCCGTCAGTCTGCCGCGTGCGGAATTGACGCGCCAGCTCGAGGATCTGGTGGCCGAACTCCTGATGGAGCACCGAATCCAGCTCAACCGGCCCGAGCAAACCGACCTCGTCTATCAAATCGTCAACGACATGATGGGGCTTGGGCCGCTCGAGCCTTTGCTTGAGGACGACTCCGTCACCGACATCATGATCAACGGTCCGAAGCAGGTGTATGTCGAGAAGCGCGGCAAGCTCGACCTGACATCGGTCACTTTCGAAGACAACGCCCACCTGCTGAACATCTGCAATCGGATCGTGAGCCGCGTTGGAAGACGAGTCGACGAGTCCAGCCCGATATGCGATGCGCGCCTGCAGGACGGCAGTCGCGTCAACATCATCATTCCGCCGTTGGCGATCGACGGCGCGTCGGTGTCGATCCGAAAGTTCGGCAAGCGCCAGATCGGCTTCGATCAGATGGCGCAGCAGGGCAATATTTCGCCCGCCATGGCAACGCTCCTGCGCGTGGCGGCGCGGTGTCGGCTCAACATGGTCGTCTCGGGCGGCACCGGCTCGGGCAAGACAACCATGCTCAATGCCCTTTCCGGCATGATCGACAGTGGCGAGCGCGTCGTCACGATCGAGGACGCCGCCGAACTTCGCATGCAGCAACCTCACGTGGTCCGGCTCGAGACGCGCCCGGCCAATCTCGAAGGCAACGGCGAGGTCACCATGCGCGACCTGGTCAAGAACGCCCTGCGCATGCGGCCTGACCGGATCATCCTGGGCGAGGTCCGTGGGCCGGAAGCGATCGACCTGCTGCAGGCGATGAACACCGGTCATGACGGCTCGATGGGAACGCTGCACGCAAATCGTCCGCGTGAGACACTGACCCGGCTCGAGAACATGGTCACCATGGGGGTCGCGAGCCTGCCGCCCAAGGCGATCCGCTCGTTGATCGCCGGCTCTCTGCAGCTGATCGTCCAGATCAGCCGCATGCGCGATGGCGTTCGACGGGTGACTCACGTGACGGAAGTGGTCGGGATGGAAGGCGAAGTCATCATCACGCAAGATTTGTTCACTTACGAATTCAAGGGCGAGGCGGTCGACGGCAAGCTTCATGGCACCTTCAAGAGTTCCGGGCTGCGACCGCACTTCCTCCCGCGCGCCGCCTACTACGGTCTCGACAAGGTTCTCATGGAGACCATGGCATGA